One region of Hydrogenobaculum sp. Y04AAS1 genomic DNA includes:
- the mtnA gene encoding S-methyl-5-thioribose-1-phosphate isomerase: MLELKSFYFKDDILYILDQRKLPHEEVYFEAKNVEDVAYAIKAMLVRGAPAIGCVAAYGFAIGIKDGLDVEKVYDILSNTRPTAVNLFWALNRTKEAYFENKDLLEEAKNIEQEDIEANKRMSEFGASLIKEKSVVLTHCNTGALATAGVGTALGVIKELYKQGKIDYVLVDETRPYLQGSRLTAFELLKSNIPHKIIVDSSAPFLISRGIVKAVFVGADRIASNGDTANKIGTFMLSLACKAYNIPFYVVAPTSTIDFNARSFKDIPIEERSKDEVLKCKDAFVAPAGSEAINYSFDITPAQNISAIITENGIAYYPYVESLKNFKE; the protein is encoded by the coding sequence ATGTTAGAGTTAAAAAGTTTTTATTTTAAAGACGATATACTCTACATATTAGACCAAAGGAAGCTTCCCCACGAAGAAGTTTATTTTGAAGCAAAAAATGTAGAGGATGTAGCTTATGCTATAAAGGCCATGCTTGTAAGAGGGGCACCTGCTATAGGTTGTGTAGCAGCATATGGATTTGCTATTGGTATAAAAGACGGCTTAGATGTGGAAAAGGTTTACGATATATTATCAAATACAAGGCCTACTGCTGTAAATTTGTTTTGGGCTTTAAATAGAACGAAAGAAGCGTATTTTGAAAACAAAGATCTTTTAGAAGAGGCAAAAAACATAGAGCAAGAAGATATAGAAGCAAATAAAAGAATGTCAGAGTTTGGGGCTTCTTTGATAAAAGAAAAATCTGTTGTACTAACACACTGCAACACTGGAGCTTTGGCTACTGCTGGTGTAGGAACAGCACTTGGTGTTATAAAAGAGCTTTATAAACAGGGTAAAATAGATTATGTTTTAGTGGATGAAACAAGACCTTATTTACAGGGTTCAAGGCTTACGGCTTTCGAGCTTTTAAAATCAAATATACCACATAAAATAATAGTGGATTCTTCAGCCCCTTTTCTTATATCAAGAGGTATAGTAAAGGCTGTTTTTGTAGGTGCGGATAGAATAGCTTCCAATGGAGATACAGCTAACAAAATAGGTACTTTTATGCTCTCTTTGGCTTGCAAAGCTTACAACATTCCGTTTTACGTAGTAGCTCCAACTTCTACAATAGATTTCAACGCAAGGTCTTTTAAGGATATACCTATAGAAGAAAGATCAAAAGATGAGGTTTTGAAGTGCAAAGACGCTTTTGTAGCTCCTGCTGGGTCTGAAGCCATAAATTATTCTTTTGATATAACGCCAGCTCAAAACATCAGTGCTATAATAACAGAGAACGGGATAGCATACTATCCTTATGTTGAGAGTTTAAAAAACTTTAAGGAGTAA
- the murC gene encoding UDP-N-acetylmuramate--L-alanine ligase, whose product MFREKFRKFHFIGIGGIGMSGIAKILLDMGYEVSGSDVRQNDVIKELKEKGATIYIGHDAKNVIGKEVVVYSSAISNVNEELLKAKELGLQVISRGDMLADLFRMKEGIAISGSHGKTTTTSMISHISHIAGLDPTVLIGGILQTFGSNAVLGKSELLISEADESDGSFLKLNSVINVVTNIDKEHIGYYKDYEDIKEAFVKFINNVPFYGASVVNIDDTGVRSILSKIHKKIITYGIESGDFQAKNIVFNSDNTRFDVFYKGIKLNTIELQIPGIHNVYNALASIAVSTLMEIEQPVIRDALKSFKNAKRRIEFVGEKNTNLIYDDYGHHPTEIKSVYEALKSKYKDKNIVVVFQPHRYSRTYYLIDDFVDLFKSLDKVFLLDIYGASEENTFGISSLDMINKVSKEECVYIPSKEELFDRLDELKDSVIVFMGAGSIGQWSHEYAKT is encoded by the coding sequence ATGTTTAGAGAAAAATTTAGAAAGTTTCATTTTATAGGTATTGGTGGTATAGGTATGAGCGGTATCGCTAAGATACTGCTTGATATGGGTTATGAGGTATCTGGCTCTGATGTTAGACAAAACGATGTTATAAAGGAACTAAAAGAAAAAGGAGCCACCATCTATATAGGACATGATGCTAAAAATGTGATAGGCAAAGAAGTAGTAGTGTATTCGTCTGCTATATCAAATGTAAACGAAGAGCTTTTAAAAGCCAAAGAGCTTGGTCTTCAAGTGATATCAAGAGGGGATATGTTGGCAGATTTGTTTAGGATGAAAGAGGGTATAGCCATATCAGGCTCTCACGGCAAAACTACCACCACATCTATGATTTCTCATATATCACATATAGCTGGACTAGATCCTACTGTTTTAATAGGTGGTATCTTACAGACCTTTGGTTCAAACGCAGTGCTTGGAAAAAGCGAGCTTTTGATATCTGAAGCCGATGAGTCTGATGGATCTTTTTTAAAACTAAACTCTGTTATAAACGTAGTTACAAATATAGACAAAGAGCATATTGGATACTACAAAGATTATGAAGATATAAAAGAAGCCTTTGTAAAGTTTATAAACAACGTACCTTTTTACGGAGCATCGGTGGTAAATATAGACGATACCGGTGTTAGGTCTATATTATCAAAAATACATAAAAAGATAATCACTTACGGGATAGAATCTGGGGATTTTCAAGCTAAAAATATAGTTTTTAACAGCGACAACACCCGTTTTGATGTATTTTACAAAGGTATAAAACTAAACACAATAGAGCTTCAAATCCCAGGTATCCACAACGTTTACAACGCACTTGCTTCAATAGCCGTTTCAACACTTATGGAAATAGAACAACCTGTTATAAGAGACGCTCTTAAAAGCTTTAAAAACGCCAAAAGAAGGATCGAATTTGTCGGTGAAAAAAACACAAACCTCATCTACGATGATTACGGACATCATCCAACGGAGATAAAAAGCGTTTACGAAGCCCTAAAATCAAAATATAAAGACAAAAATATAGTAGTGGTGTTCCAACCTCATAGATATTCAAGAACTTACTATCTTATAGATGATTTTGTAGATCTTTTTAAAAGCTTAGATAAGGTATTCTTACTTGATATATATGGGGCTTCTGAGGAAAATACGTTTGGTATTTCTTCTTTAGATATGATAAACAAAGTATCAAAAGAAGAGTGTGTTTATATACCATCAAAAGAAGAGCTTTTTGATAGACTTGATGAGCTAAAAGATAGCGTTATTGTGTTTATGGGGGCTGGTTCTATAGGCCAATGGTCTCATGAATATGCAAAGACGTAA
- a CDS encoding radical SAM protein, translating to MNKVLLDTLTTQKESPEYLQISMAAAMTLGLVPGTFYRNAKLSCINTLLTYPSGCHANCAYCGLQKAREEEFSKRNFIRVEWPTIKLDDILEKAKQVGHVERLCIAQITHPRSIRDTKTVLEKVLYELGDQIFVSLLINATGTRYQDIEDYKKLGADTVTVALDCATPELFEKIRGKSLNSPHKFDYFWKVLEWSAEVMGDGFAGCHLVVGLGETEQEMIERIQKVRDLGARTHLFSFWPEEGSLMENEKPCPAPQYRRVQMARYIIDNEYGRYEDMKFNEKGQVIDFGIKKDLFEELFASGKPFMTAGCRGKTTEVACNRPFGDSSPTNLRSFPFQPNKSDLSNIREQMFDYDMEKAYPDFLNPSTGRYF from the coding sequence ATGAACAAAGTTCTTTTAGATACGTTGACTACTCAAAAAGAAAGTCCAGAATATCTTCAGATAAGCATGGCAGCAGCCATGACGCTTGGTTTGGTGCCGGGGACATTTTATAGGAATGCAAAATTAAGTTGTATAAATACACTTCTTACTTATCCTTCTGGATGTCATGCCAACTGCGCTTACTGTGGTCTTCAGAAGGCGAGAGAAGAAGAATTTTCAAAAAGAAATTTCATAAGAGTCGAATGGCCTACTATCAAACTAGATGATATATTGGAAAAGGCCAAGCAAGTAGGACACGTAGAAAGGCTATGCATAGCTCAAATAACACATCCTCGTTCCATAAGAGATACAAAAACTGTTTTAGAAAAGGTATTATATGAGCTTGGAGATCAAATATTTGTTTCTCTTCTTATAAACGCCACTGGTACTAGATATCAAGATATAGAGGACTATAAAAAATTAGGAGCGGATACTGTAACGGTAGCTCTAGACTGTGCTACACCAGAACTTTTTGAAAAGATAAGGGGAAAATCTCTAAATAGCCCTCATAAGTTTGACTATTTCTGGAAAGTGCTTGAGTGGTCAGCTGAAGTTATGGGAGATGGGTTTGCCGGATGTCACCTAGTAGTAGGTTTAGGAGAAACAGAGCAAGAAATGATAGAACGTATACAAAAAGTAAGAGATCTAGGTGCTAGAACGCACTTGTTCTCTTTCTGGCCGGAAGAGGGTTCTTTGATGGAAAATGAAAAACCATGTCCAGCCCCTCAATATAGAAGAGTACAAATGGCAAGATACATAATAGACAACGAATACGGTAGATATGAAGATATGAAGTTTAACGAAAAGGGTCAAGTTATAGATTTTGGCATTAAAAAGGATTTGTTTGAAGAATTGTTTGCTAGCGGTAAACCATTTATGACAGCTGGTTGCAGAGGTAAAACCACAGAAGTGGCTTGTAACAGACCTTTTGGAGACAGCTCACCTACAAACTTAAGAAGTTTTCCTTTTCAACCAAACAAATCAGACTTATCCAACATAAGAGAGCAGATGTTTGATTACGATATGGAAAAAGCTTATCCTGATTTCTTAAACCCAAGCACTGGTAGATATTTCTAA
- a CDS encoding flagellar basal body P-ring protein FlgI has product MKRVLWLLLLINLSFAVKIRDIVTFEGNRSNVLIGYGIVSGLNGTGDSKATIFTVDSLVNVLSRMGINFTPAQINQMTTKNVAAVMVTAKVPPYAKAGTPLNVTVSSIGDAKSLQGGVLLMTPLKGPDGRVYALAQGQIVVPATGGNTINQNLNSGYIPDGATLERSLPFTMPKKYIDLYLNYPSFNTANAIQDAINNKFGYGTAVAIDSDTVRVKLPPYNAVDFLSMVGDLNVHVHNPSKIIIDSRTGTIVMGGDIRISPVAVASGNISVEVRQAPANPQQANKTTKNGKKYSIFFVKAPTLRQLVSSLNSVGAKPSDIINIIEAMAAQGAIHAKVEVE; this is encoded by the coding sequence ATGAAAAGAGTTTTATGGCTTTTGTTGTTAATAAATTTATCTTTTGCAGTAAAAATAAGAGACATAGTGACATTTGAAGGAAATAGAAGCAACGTGCTAATAGGTTATGGTATAGTAAGCGGTTTAAACGGTACAGGAGATAGCAAAGCTACTATATTTACAGTTGATTCTTTAGTAAATGTATTATCTAGGATGGGAATAAATTTCACGCCAGCCCAGATAAATCAGATGACTACAAAAAATGTGGCAGCGGTAATGGTTACTGCAAAAGTCCCACCATATGCAAAAGCTGGTACACCTTTAAATGTTACAGTCTCTTCCATAGGTGATGCCAAAAGTTTACAAGGTGGTGTACTTCTTATGACTCCACTAAAGGGGCCAGATGGTAGAGTTTATGCCTTAGCTCAAGGTCAAATAGTAGTTCCTGCTACTGGTGGAAATACTATAAATCAAAATTTAAACAGCGGGTATATTCCAGATGGTGCTACTTTGGAAAGAAGTTTACCTTTTACAATGCCAAAAAAGTATATAGATTTATATCTAAACTACCCAAGCTTTAATACTGCAAACGCTATACAAGATGCTATAAACAACAAGTTTGGATACGGGACAGCTGTGGCAATAGATAGCGACACGGTAAGGGTAAAATTACCTCCATACAACGCCGTTGATTTTCTATCGATGGTAGGGGATTTAAATGTTCATGTTCACAATCCGTCTAAAATCATAATAGATAGCAGGACAGGTACTATAGTAATGGGAGGAGATATAAGGATATCGCCTGTGGCTGTGGCTTCTGGTAATATATCTGTAGAGGTAAGACAAGCTCCCGCTAATCCACAGCAAGCAAACAAAACTACTAAAAACGGTAAAAAATACAGCATATTTTTTGTAAAAGCTCCTACGTTAAGACAACTTGTTAGTTCTTTAAACAGTGTTGGAGCAAAACCGTCAGATATAATAAATATAATAGAAGCTATGGCAGCCCAAGGGGCCATTCATGCAAAAGTAGAAGTAGAGTAA
- a CDS encoding DsrE/DsrF/DrsH-like family protein yields the protein MGKLAFVISTQVHEKIQLAAMMASIHATVGGEVLFFVSMNGVLAFQKGKELKDRIIPEGEFSKLMLSKNVPNFINILKQIKMLGDVKIYACSMAMDVLGWHMEDLEEGLFDDIIGLTSFLDMAEDAKILFI from the coding sequence ATGGGCAAATTAGCTTTCGTAATATCCACTCAAGTTCATGAGAAAATTCAATTGGCCGCTATGATGGCCTCAATACACGCTACTGTAGGTGGAGAAGTTTTATTTTTTGTCTCCATGAACGGTGTTTTGGCTTTTCAAAAAGGTAAAGAGCTAAAAGACAGAATTATACCTGAGGGAGAATTTTCTAAACTTATGCTGAGTAAAAACGTTCCTAATTTTATAAATATATTAAAACAAATAAAGATGCTTGGAGATGTAAAAATATACGCATGCTCTATGGCAATGGATGTTTTAGGATGGCACATGGAAGATTTGGAAGAGGGTTTGTTTGACGATATCATAGGCCTTACATCTTTTCTTGATATGGCTGAAGATGCAAAAATTCTATTTATATGA
- the thrB gene encoding homoserine kinase, protein MEFILKVPASMSNLGAGFDTFGLAANLYNVFHVKSSRTFSISFIDLDIKPEENLFLKVYKRCIEIFNEEEMPVSITIKTEIPFSRGLGSSSSAIIGAIKTFSLLYEKELSYRDIFKIAYEFEPHPDNLVPALVGGFNVCLKDEEQTFFNTIDFPEELKIIAIIPDIKIPTEEARKILPTKIDIKDAIYNIQRSNLLLSSLVLKRFELLKEAVKDKLHQPYRKSLIPFYDDIEKIAYDSGAKAVFISGSGSTIGIFALENEEIIGKTCVEFLKSKGVDGTYKMLSVDKEGARVC, encoded by the coding sequence ATGGAGTTTATACTAAAAGTCCCGGCTTCTATGAGCAATTTAGGGGCTGGCTTTGATACATTTGGTCTGGCAGCCAATCTTTACAATGTTTTTCATGTTAAAAGCTCAAGAACATTTTCTATATCTTTTATAGATTTAGATATAAAACCAGAAGAAAATCTTTTTTTAAAAGTGTATAAAAGATGTATAGAAATTTTTAACGAAGAAGAAATGCCTGTTAGTATTACGATAAAAACTGAAATACCTTTTTCAAGGGGGCTTGGTAGTAGCAGCAGTGCTATAATAGGAGCGATAAAAACCTTTAGTTTGTTGTATGAAAAAGAACTTTCTTATAGAGATATTTTTAAAATAGCTTACGAATTTGAACCTCATCCTGATAATTTAGTTCCAGCTTTGGTAGGTGGGTTTAACGTGTGCTTAAAAGATGAAGAACAGACATTCTTTAATACGATAGATTTTCCAGAAGAGCTAAAAATAATAGCTATTATACCAGATATAAAGATACCAACGGAAGAAGCAAGAAAGATACTTCCAACTAAAATAGATATAAAGGACGCAATTTATAACATACAAAGATCAAATCTACTGCTTAGTTCTCTTGTTTTAAAACGTTTTGAGCTTTTAAAAGAAGCTGTGAAAGATAAGCTTCATCAACCTTATAGAAAAAGCTTGATACCATTTTACGACGATATAGAAAAAATAGCTTATGATAGTGGTGCAAAGGCAGTTTTCATAAGTGGTTCTGGTAGCACGATAGGTATTTTTGCATTAGAAAATGAAGAGATTATCGGCAAAACCTGTGTAGAGTTTTTAAAATCAAAGGGTGTTGATGGTACGTATAAAATGCTTTCGGTAGATAAAGAAGGAGCAAGAGTATGTTAG
- a CDS encoding sulfurtransferase TusA family protein, translating to MADKVIDARGSFCPGPLMELIAAIKSNPVGTTIEVLSTDKGSAKDIPDWVKKVGHEMVGVEEKDGYWSIVVKRTK from the coding sequence ATGGCTGATAAGGTAATTGACGCAAGAGGAAGCTTTTGCCCGGGGCCTTTGATGGAGCTTATAGCTGCTATAAAGTCAAATCCCGTAGGCACTACCATAGAAGTATTATCTACCGACAAGGGATCGGCAAAAGATATACCAGATTGGGTAAAAAAAGTAGGTCATGAAATGGTAGGAGTAGAAGAAAAAGATGGATATTGGTCCATCGTTGTAAAAAGAACCAAGTAA
- the nadB gene encoding L-aspartate oxidase, producing MYYIEFDTDFMPNKETDIIVIGSGIAGLFCAITLKNLKLDPVVITRGIGNTYYSQGGIAAVVSKEDSTAWHVLDTLRAGRNLGDVKNIEILAQEGPNRIVDLELYGVNFDKREDSSFETTIEGGHSYKRVLKVKDYTGKAIYEALFKKAKELNIRILEGELLEIITKDNALVGCIVEQNDELVFWKSRFLVLATGGAASMYSHTSNPLKTRADVIGIALRRGFLIENPEFVQFHPTVFENTNLLISEAVRGEGAILVNQNNERFVNELEPRDVVARAIYREMLKGNKVYLDMRNLKVDIKTRFPTIYNFLIEHGLDPYKDLVPITPAAHYYIGGIRTDENGETTVDGVYAIGEVASTRVHGANRLASNSLLEGVVFGHRAAYSIALSKRSFKLLKAKNQRSTAKDTDCQQYFETIKNTMWQYAGLERTEEGLLYAIKKIREIIKFCIEAKPTKKNKIIFDVSLSAYATLQGALKRRESRGCHFRSDFPYEKDEYRYNTKICLEDSLENLLD from the coding sequence ATGTATTATATTGAGTTTGATACAGATTTTATGCCAAACAAAGAAACGGATATAATAGTAATAGGTAGTGGTATAGCTGGTCTTTTTTGTGCTATCACTCTTAAAAACTTAAAACTAGACCCGGTGGTTATAACAAGAGGCATTGGAAACACCTACTATTCTCAAGGTGGAATAGCAGCCGTTGTATCCAAAGAAGATTCTACTGCTTGGCATGTTTTAGATACACTAAGGGCTGGAAGAAACTTAGGAGATGTAAAAAATATAGAGATTTTAGCTCAAGAGGGTCCAAATCGCATAGTAGATTTAGAGCTTTACGGTGTTAACTTTGATAAGAGAGAAGATAGTAGTTTTGAAACTACAATAGAAGGCGGCCATTCTTACAAAAGAGTTTTAAAAGTAAAAGATTATACTGGCAAAGCTATATACGAAGCACTTTTTAAGAAAGCCAAAGAGTTAAATATAAGGATATTAGAAGGAGAGCTTTTAGAAATTATAACAAAAGATAACGCTTTGGTAGGTTGCATAGTAGAACAAAACGACGAGCTTGTTTTTTGGAAATCAAGGTTTTTAGTTTTAGCCACAGGCGGGGCAGCCTCTATGTACTCTCACACGTCAAACCCCCTTAAAACAAGGGCAGATGTAATAGGAATAGCCCTAAGAAGAGGATTTTTAATAGAAAATCCAGAGTTTGTTCAATTTCACCCTACTGTATTTGAAAATACAAACCTCCTTATATCTGAAGCTGTAAGGGGAGAAGGTGCAATACTGGTAAATCAAAACAACGAAAGATTTGTAAACGAGCTAGAACCTCGTGATGTGGTGGCAAGGGCTATATATAGAGAGATGCTAAAAGGAAACAAAGTTTATCTTGATATGAGAAATCTTAAAGTAGATATAAAAACAAGATTTCCTACTATATATAATTTTCTCATAGAGCATGGATTAGATCCTTACAAAGATCTTGTTCCTATTACACCGGCAGCCCACTATTATATAGGTGGCATAAGAACGGATGAGAACGGTGAAACTACCGTAGACGGTGTTTACGCCATAGGAGAAGTAGCTAGTACAAGAGTACATGGAGCCAATAGACTAGCCTCAAACTCTCTTTTGGAAGGGGTTGTTTTTGGACACAGGGCAGCTTATTCTATAGCTTTATCAAAAAGATCTTTTAAGCTTTTAAAAGCAAAAAACCAAAGATCAACAGCAAAAGATACAGATTGCCAACAATATTTTGAAACAATAAAAAATACGATGTGGCAATACGCTGGTCTTGAAAGAACAGAGGAGGGACTTCTTTATGCCATTAAAAAGATAAGAGAGATTATAAAGTTTTGTATAGAGGCAAAGCCCACAAAGAAAAATAAAATCATATTTGATGTGAGTTTGTCAGCTTACGCTACTTTACAAGGGGCCTTAAAAAGAAGAGAGAGTAGAGGCTGTCATTTTAGGTCTGATTTTCCTTATGAAAAAGATGAATATAGGTATAATACGAAAATATGTTTAGAAGATTCGTTGGAGAATTTACTTGATTAA
- a CDS encoding YvcK family protein: MNIVAIGGGTGLSSLLSGLKRLVGKNVDNLYAIVTVADSGGSTGKLRKIYNIPAPGDIRNCIVALSEHEEIMKKLFQHRLKGEGLENHAFGNLFLTALTEITGSFVEAIKLTSKILDTKGSIIPSTTDSVDLVAKFSDGVIVKNEEDITNYGKQKKAHIVDIWIEPENPFVPIEAIAAIESADFVIFGPGSLYTSIVPNLLIKEIRESVKNSPAKKIFICNVMTQPGETDDYTAYDHINMFRRFTQIECIDVAIVNTKMPPNDILKKYIATGQEPVVPDVAKISKENIDVYAEDLISENISFVRHDPIKLTNLLEQVMGKYVLY, translated from the coding sequence ATGAATATAGTAGCCATAGGAGGAGGTACCGGATTATCAAGCCTTTTATCTGGTCTTAAGAGGCTTGTGGGAAAAAATGTAGATAATTTATACGCTATAGTTACTGTAGCAGATAGTGGTGGAAGCACCGGTAAGCTAAGGAAAATATACAACATACCAGCTCCTGGGGATATAAGAAACTGTATAGTGGCTTTATCAGAGCACGAAGAGATAATGAAGAAACTTTTTCAGCATAGGCTAAAAGGAGAAGGGTTAGAAAATCACGCATTTGGAAATTTGTTTCTTACGGCTCTTACAGAAATAACTGGTAGCTTCGTGGAGGCCATAAAGTTAACTTCAAAGATATTGGACACGAAAGGAAGTATTATACCGTCCACTACAGATAGCGTTGATCTTGTGGCAAAGTTTAGCGACGGAGTTATAGTAAAAAATGAAGAAGACATAACAAACTACGGAAAGCAGAAAAAAGCCCATATAGTAGATATCTGGATAGAACCAGAAAATCCTTTTGTACCCATAGAGGCTATAGCGGCTATAGAAAGCGCAGATTTTGTAATATTTGGGCCTGGTAGTTTGTATACCAGCATAGTACCAAATCTCCTTATCAAAGAAATAAGAGAAAGTGTAAAAAACTCCCCAGCTAAAAAAATATTTATATGCAACGTCATGACACAACCAGGAGAAACAGACGATTATACAGCTTATGATCATATAAATATGTTTAGAAGGTTTACACAAATAGAGTGCATAGATGTAGCAATAGTAAATACAAAGATGCCCCCAAACGACATTTTGAAAAAGTATATAGCTACTGGCCAAGAGCCGGTGGTACCAGATGTGGCAAAAATATCCAAAGAAAATATAGATGTATATGCAGAAGATCTGATAAGTGAAAATATATCTTTTGTAAGACACGATCCCATTAAATTAACAAATTTATTAGAACAGGTGATGGGAAAGTATGTATTATATTGA
- a CDS encoding glycosyltransferase family 2 protein: MQRRKISFVILTKNEEKNIKRAIDSIKDVADEILVIDSGSTDKTIDIAKSCGAKVIFNEWISYAAQKNFGISKAKNDIVFILDADEELSDELKNSLKDFLSSDYEIGIITRRTFYMGDFLKHIWNDEKLIRVFKKDVCKYSGDLHEKVICNHHKYYELKGYLNHYSFKNLKDQFERTLKYAKTSADIMCKNNKPFHVYNLILNPFWIFFKFFILKAGYKEGTKGLIIAFSGMFYVFMKYAFLYECQKSKEKELWK; this comes from the coding sequence ATGCAAAGACGTAAAATATCTTTTGTAATTCTTACAAAAAACGAAGAAAAAAACATAAAAAGAGCCATAGATAGCATAAAAGATGTAGCAGATGAGATACTTGTAATAGATTCAGGTTCTACAGACAAAACCATAGATATTGCAAAATCATGCGGAGCCAAAGTCATATTTAACGAATGGATAAGCTATGCGGCCCAGAAGAACTTTGGTATATCAAAAGCCAAAAACGATATTGTTTTTATCTTAGATGCCGATGAAGAACTATCGGATGAGCTTAAAAACTCTTTAAAAGATTTTTTATCATCAGATTATGAGATAGGTATAATAACAAGACGTACATTTTACATGGGAGATTTTTTAAAACATATATGGAACGATGAAAAGCTTATAAGAGTTTTTAAAAAAGATGTTTGTAAATATAGCGGTGATCTTCACGAAAAGGTCATATGCAATCACCACAAATATTATGAGCTAAAAGGCTATTTAAACCACTATTCTTTTAAAAACCTAAAAGATCAGTTTGAAAGAACATTAAAATACGCAAAAACAAGCGCCGATATCATGTGTAAAAACAATAAGCCCTTTCATGTTTACAATCTTATCCTAAACCCCTTTTGGATCTTTTTTAAATTTTTTATATTAAAAGCCGGATATAAAGAAGGCACAAAAGGACTTATCATAGCTTTTTCTGGTATGTTTTATGTGTTTATGAAATACGCTTTTTTATACGAATGCCAAAAATCCAAAGAAAAAGAGCTTTGGAAATAA
- a CDS encoding DnaJ C-terminal domain-containing protein, with protein MARLKDYYAVLGVKKDATEQEIKAAYRQLAKEYHPDVNKDYEDLFKEINEAYSVLSDKEKRAEYDSLLINPDENKIRNFTEYIQEFINSIFNGEKEQKPKKGEDIKLKIFLTLEEAYLGASKEVEYEKWIPCPDCGAKGYIGEAEKAKCEACEGTGKRVSGIFSFPRPCSVCRGRGYIIKNACSTCLGRKRIARKSKIIVQIPPQTNDGDILKVIGKGHAGFGNREPGDLYLRVFIKDHEIYKKIGNDIHVELPISYADAVLGANIKFRWIDGKDLDVFIQPGAECGSQKVIPGLGFQNGNLIFHIKIQIPKQLSKKQQKLIEELRKLDQEENNKSIFGIVKSIFGK; from the coding sequence ATGGCAAGGCTTAAAGATTACTACGCTGTGTTGGGCGTAAAGAAAGATGCCACAGAACAAGAGATAAAAGCAGCTTACAGACAATTAGCCAAAGAGTATCACCCAGATGTTAACAAAGATTATGAAGATCTTTTTAAAGAAATAAACGAAGCCTACAGTGTTTTAAGCGATAAAGAAAAAAGAGCTGAATACGATAGTCTTCTTATAAACCCTGACGAAAATAAAATTAGGAATTTTACAGAATATATTCAGGAGTTTATAAACTCGATATTTAACGGAGAAAAAGAGCAAAAGCCAAAAAAAGGTGAAGATATAAAGCTTAAAATTTTTTTAACGTTAGAAGAAGCCTATCTTGGTGCATCAAAAGAGGTAGAGTACGAGAAATGGATTCCATGTCCAGATTGTGGTGCAAAAGGATATATAGGAGAAGCAGAAAAAGCAAAATGTGAGGCTTGCGAAGGCACTGGCAAGAGAGTAAGCGGCATTTTTTCTTTTCCAAGACCTTGTTCAGTGTGTAGAGGAAGAGGCTATATAATAAAAAACGCCTGTAGCACATGTCTTGGAAGAAAAAGAATAGCAAGAAAATCAAAAATCATAGTACAGATTCCTCCTCAAACTAACGACGGGGATATACTGAAAGTGATTGGTAAAGGACATGCTGGTTTTGGCAACAGAGAACCCGGTGATTTATACTTAAGAGTTTTTATAAAAGATCATGAGATTTACAAAAAAATTGGAAACGATATACATGTAGAACTTCCTATTAGCTACGCAGATGCAGTCTTAGGAGCAAACATAAAGTTTAGATGGATAGATGGTAAAGATCTTGATGTATTCATACAACCCGGCGCCGAGTGTGGTTCTCAAAAAGTAATTCCAGGGCTTGGTTTTCAAAACGGCAACCTCATTTTTCATATTAAAATCCAAATACCAAAACAACTATCTAAAAAACAGCAAAAACTAATAGAAGAACTAAGAAAATTAGACCAAGAAGAAAACAACAAATCTATCTTTGGCATTGTAAAAAGCATATTTGGTAAGTGA